In Sphingobacterium thalpophilum, a genomic segment contains:
- a CDS encoding helix-turn-helix domain-containing protein — protein sequence MEFGVHRVIGVERESSEIKDATAKENYVVLFVSSGGCSMQINKQIAEIEEYSLVLIPRGIQIEANTNEQRPFLIIYFSESFFARTEVDTAFLRNFKSFNRSEYTYRTLSVPKEYATYYEFVGMQLKLSKQNYNQAIYRDLAHNIVKQIVLLAAIYAEDRRSGELLGQRTEVSLVRRFQELVEKHVKKEKQVAFYADQLNIGSKKLTNLTKETLGTTPKELITKELLRVSKKLLVESSLSIKQVAWELGYTDVNNFSTFFLKETSLTPTEYRKRWQQ from the coding sequence ATGGAATTTGGAGTTCATCGGGTTATTGGTGTAGAACGGGAGTCTTCGGAAATTAAGGATGCAACAGCAAAAGAGAACTATGTCGTTCTTTTTGTGTCAAGTGGCGGCTGTAGCATGCAGATCAATAAACAGATCGCTGAGATTGAGGAATATAGTCTAGTTTTGATTCCGCGCGGGATACAAATCGAAGCCAACACAAATGAACAGCGCCCATTTTTGATTATCTATTTTTCGGAAAGTTTTTTTGCACGTACCGAGGTTGATACGGCCTTCCTTCGAAACTTCAAGTCATTTAACAGAAGTGAATATACCTATCGAACACTTAGCGTGCCCAAAGAATACGCGACCTACTATGAATTTGTAGGCATGCAGCTGAAACTGTCTAAGCAGAATTATAATCAGGCAATTTATCGGGATTTGGCACATAATATCGTGAAGCAGATTGTGCTTCTGGCGGCTATATATGCAGAAGATCGTCGATCGGGCGAACTGCTGGGGCAGCGGACGGAAGTATCATTGGTGCGACGTTTTCAGGAGCTTGTTGAAAAACATGTAAAAAAGGAAAAACAGGTTGCTTTCTACGCGGATCAATTAAATATAGGAAGTAAAAAATTGACCAATCTCACCAAGGAGACCCTGGGTACCACACCCAAAGAACTTATCACCAAAGAATTGCTCCGTGTCAGTAAGAAGCTTCTTGTGGAATCTTCACTCAGTATCAAACAAGTAGCTTGGGAATTAGGGTATACAGACGTGAATAACTTTAGTACCTTTTTTCTGAAAGAAACATCCCTCACACCAACAGAATACCGTAAGCGCTGGCAGCAATAA
- a CDS encoding IS5 family transposase, with protein MLGKNPEKKPELFRPMLVDFIDHEHELVLLSEKIDWNYFEKEFSPLYSKVGNPSHPIRFMVGCLLLKHLYNLGDETLEKAWIMNPYMQHFCGRVFFEHEFPCDPSNFVHFRKRIGEKGIEKIFAYSVRMHDAKTNTSNFVLSDTTVQENNTSFPTDAKLCKKVIDYCNKIAGNEGIKQRQRYTKVSKQMVRNTYNGKHPKRAKAARKSQRQLKTIAMRLIRELQRNFNAEQQEFYKDLMTLYTKVVTQKRNDADKIYSIHKPFTRCIAKGKAHSQYEFGNKVGLITTANKGKKIILGIKAFLQTPYDGHTIEPLLEQMETGGQKLPKELLYDRGGRGKSEIKGVKISIPSTPRKKDTAYQKQTKRKKFRTRAAIEPIIGHLKTDFRLAKNYFMGETGPQINALLAATAWNMKKMMELLKQKIIFLFYKIQIMLFSNPVFKNKLNSGFC; from the coding sequence ATGTTGGGGAAAAATCCAGAAAAGAAGCCAGAATTATTTCGCCCAATGTTGGTGGATTTTATTGACCACGAGCATGAACTTGTTCTACTTTCAGAAAAAATAGATTGGAATTATTTTGAGAAAGAATTTTCGCCCTTGTATTCCAAAGTGGGCAATCCGAGCCATCCGATTCGGTTTATGGTGGGTTGTTTGCTACTGAAACATTTGTATAATTTGGGCGATGAGACGTTGGAAAAAGCCTGGATCATGAATCCTTATATGCAGCATTTTTGTGGCAGGGTTTTCTTTGAACACGAATTTCCTTGTGACCCGAGTAATTTTGTTCATTTCCGAAAAAGAATTGGCGAAAAAGGTATCGAAAAAATCTTTGCCTACAGCGTAAGAATGCACGATGCCAAGACGAACACCTCAAATTTTGTTTTGTCCGATACTACCGTTCAGGAGAATAATACCTCTTTTCCTACCGATGCAAAATTGTGCAAAAAAGTGATTGATTATTGCAACAAAATAGCCGGAAATGAAGGCATAAAACAAAGACAACGCTACACAAAAGTCAGCAAACAAATGGTGCGCAACACCTACAACGGAAAACATCCCAAGCGGGCAAAAGCGGCAAGGAAATCTCAAAGACAGCTCAAAACCATCGCCATGAGACTGATTCGTGAATTGCAACGGAATTTTAATGCAGAACAGCAAGAATTTTATAAAGATTTAATGACATTGTACACCAAGGTTGTCACACAAAAAAGAAACGATGCCGATAAAATTTACAGCATTCACAAGCCTTTTACCCGATGTATTGCCAAAGGAAAAGCGCATAGCCAGTATGAATTTGGGAATAAGGTAGGTTTGATAACCACCGCCAACAAAGGCAAGAAAATCATTCTCGGGATTAAAGCATTTTTGCAAACTCCTTACGATGGTCACACCATAGAACCACTTTTGGAACAGATGGAAACCGGTGGTCAAAAGCTCCCAAAAGAACTCCTTTACGATAGAGGTGGCAGAGGAAAATCAGAAATAAAGGGCGTGAAAATCTCCATCCCAAGCACTCCAAGAAAAAAAGACACTGCTTATCAAAAGCAGACAAAGCGCAAAAAATTTAGAACCAGAGCGGCAATAGAACCTATCATCGGACATTTAAAAACCGATTTTAGGCTGGCAAAAAATTACTTCATGGGAGAAACGGGACCACAAATCAATGCATTACTAGCTGCAACCGCTTGGAACATGAAGAAAATGATGGAACTACTGAAACAGAAAATTATTTTCTTATTTTATAAGATACAAATTATGCTGTTTTCTAATCCTGTTTTTAAAAATAAATTAAATAGTGGGTTTTGTTAA
- a CDS encoding endonuclease/exonuclease/phosphatase family protein: MLIFYVIFSSILILLSVLPFFQSQHWIFRVAEFVKLQLLVFQVPALAMGFYLVGKDSWIWWLQGGQLALIVYHAYLLIRYTKFWRREKYEKGKDASDSIKVISCNVLQFNTAYDRFIDLIQKEKPHIFLTMESDADWEKALRILESDYPNFEKVTLDNTYGMHFYTNLKVNKCQVHYFVADDIPSIEAELETADEHRFIFFAVHPPPPSPTEEENSKERDGDLLSVGKRVRDYKMPVVVTGDFNNVAWAKSSLLFKKTSKLIDARIGRGILSTFHANYWFFRVPLDLLFHSPTVFIDKLFIYPSVGSDHFPMGCTFFIDRYSDEQAEDIEHLEAGDMADVNAMIADGKEEESDNRC; encoded by the coding sequence ATGCTGATTTTCTATGTTATATTCTCCAGTATATTGATTTTACTGAGTGTGTTACCTTTTTTTCAAAGCCAGCATTGGATCTTTCGGGTAGCTGAATTTGTGAAGCTGCAACTGCTGGTGTTTCAGGTGCCGGCTTTGGCAATGGGGTTTTATCTCGTGGGGAAAGATTCGTGGATATGGTGGTTGCAGGGGGGACAGCTGGCGCTGATTGTATACCACGCCTATCTATTGATACGTTACACCAAATTTTGGCGTCGCGAAAAATATGAAAAGGGCAAGGATGCATCTGATAGTATCAAAGTGATCTCCTGTAATGTGCTGCAATTCAATACGGCTTATGATCGCTTTATTGACCTGATTCAGAAAGAAAAGCCACATATCTTTTTGACCATGGAAAGTGATGCTGATTGGGAAAAAGCACTGCGTATATTGGAAAGCGATTACCCCAATTTTGAGAAGGTGACCCTGGACAATACCTACGGTATGCATTTTTACACCAATCTGAAGGTTAACAAATGTCAGGTGCATTATTTTGTAGCAGATGATATTCCCAGTATTGAAGCAGAATTGGAAACAGCCGATGAGCATCGTTTTATCTTTTTTGCTGTTCATCCACCACCACCAAGTCCGACAGAAGAAGAAAACTCCAAAGAAAGGGATGGTGATCTGCTCAGTGTGGGTAAGCGGGTACGCGATTATAAAATGCCAGTCGTTGTCACAGGAGACTTTAACAATGTAGCCTGGGCCAAATCTTCGCTCTTGTTCAAAAAAACCAGCAAATTGATTGATGCACGCATCGGGCGAGGTATTCTTTCCACCTTTCATGCCAATTATTGGTTTTTCAGAGTGCCTTTGGACCTGCTGTTTCATAGTCCGACCGTATTTATCGACAAATTGTTTATCTATCCTTCTGTTGGGTCCGATCATTTTCCGATGGGCTGTACATTCTTTATCGATCGCTACTCCGATGAGCAGGCGGAAGATATTGAACATTTGGAAGCCGGTGATATGGCCGATGTCAATGCGATGATTGCTGATGGAAAAGAGGAAGAAAGTGACAATCGGTGTTAA